One segment of Triticum aestivum cultivar Chinese Spring chromosome 2A, IWGSC CS RefSeq v2.1, whole genome shotgun sequence DNA contains the following:
- the LOC123184598 gene encoding peroxidase 21-like, producing the protein MVSLSFTSSLQLGAQAIRTRRDESGWSTFYPPWIFVKASELKKMGLSSSLVPMASALLLLCCFTAWNAAAAAASGGGGDGLRLNYYSESCPRAEEIVKEQVRRLYEEHGNTAVSWLRALFHDCTVKSCDASLLLETDAATGLVSEQASPRSFGMRNFKYVGAIKSALERECPGTVSCADVLALAARDGAAMLGGPAAIPMRTGRRDATESRYGEVERYVPNHNDTVSAVLSRFAAMGLDAEAVVALLGAHSVGRVHCNNLVARLYPAVDGGMEPAYGAYLRGRCPTADAREDTRDVAYARNDRATPMVLDNMYHKNLLKGRGLLLVDQRLASDPRTAPFVKKMAADNGYFRETFAAALVRMSENGPLTGGQGEVRKDCRFVNAK; encoded by the exons ATGGTGTCACTTTCATTCACCTCTTCCCTCCAACTCGGCGCCCAGGCTATAAGAACGAGACGAGATGAGAGTGGgtggagcaccttctacccccctTGGATATTTGTAAAGGCCAGTGAACTGAAGAAGATGGGTCTGAGCTCAAGCCTAGTGCCAATGGCATCTGCACTGCTCCTCTTGTGCTGCTTCACTGCCT GGaatgctgccgccgccgcggcgagtggtggtggcggcgatGGTCTGAGGCTGAACTACTACTCCGAGAGCTGCCCGAGGGCGGAGGAGATCGTCAAGGAGCAGGTGAGGAGGCTGTACGAGGAGCACGGCAACACGGCCGTGTCGTGGCTCCGGGCCCTCTTCCACGACTGCACCGTCAAGTCCTGCGACGCGTCGCTGCTCCTGGAGACCGACGCCGCCACGGGCCTCGTCTCCGAGCAGGCCTCCCCGAGGAGCTTCGGCATGCGCAACTTCAAGTACGTGGGCGCCATCAAGTCCGCCCTGGAGCGCGAATGCCCGGGGACAGTGTCGTGCGCCGACGTGCTCGCGCTGGCCGCCAGGGACGGCGCGGCCAtgctgggcgggccggcggcgatccCGATGCGGACGGGGCGGCGGGACGCCACGGAGAGCCGGTACGGCGAGGTGGAGCGGTACGTCCCGAACCACAACGACACGGTGTCGGCGGTGCTGTCCCGGTTCGCGGCCATGGGGCTGGACGCGGAGGCCGTTGTGGCGCTGCTGGGCGCGCACTCGGTGGGCCGCGTCCACTGCAACAACCTGGTGGCGCGGCTGTACCCGGCGGTGGACGGCGGCATGGAGCCGGCGTACGGCGCGTACCTGCGGGGCCGGTGCCCGACGGCGGACGCGAGGGAGGACACCCGCGACGTGGCGTACGCGCGCAACGACCGCGCCACGCCCATGGTGCTCGACAACATGTACCACAAGAACCTGCTGAAAGGCCGGGGCCTCCTGCTCGTGGACCAGCGGCTCGCCTCCGACCCGCGCACCGCACCGTTCGTGAAGAAGATGGCGGCCGATAACGGGTACTTTCGTGAGACGTTCGCGGCGGCGCTGGTGAGGATGTCGGAGAACGGGCCGCTCACCGGCGGGCAGGGGGAGGTCAGGAAGGACTGCAGGTTCGTCAACGCTAAGTAA